taaaattgtaaaagattaaaaatatttggctttCTTTGGAAGACTGCCATTAAATTGACTAAAATGCTATAATTGAAAGTAATGAATGTAAAATTGGTTAACGTTGATGTTTTTTAGGcctatttctaatttttaattcaatttttctcGTCCACTACTGAACCGACCGATACTCTCCCCTAATTTTAGAtgttaaaatgatttaaattgGATAAGGTGTGAGTTTATTTTgttcaaacatattaaaaatgaatCTTTTGAAATTTCTATTAAAGTTGAGGGGTGAATTGATAGGTTTGTTCATGTTAGACAGTCTGCTGACATAGCAAAACATAAAATCACGGCCTCACTCAGGCAAAAGAGCTTCGCCTGACAGATCGGAAACTGCCAGTGTCGCCGGAAAAATCACACTTAAACCAATTTTAACATGAATGATGAACACAATTGCAAAACCTAGGTCACCATATACTTCACATGGTTCCCTTCTCCAATGCCCTCCTTCTCAAAATCTCAATCAATTCGCACAAAACAAACTCCTTGCGTAGTAAAATCCCTTCTTAATTTAGTTTCTTCTGGCCAGCTCTACCAAGCAATTTCTTCTCTCCATCTCTTATCACGCAGAGGCATTCGCTTGCCCGCTCAAACCCTAGCTTACCTTCTCCAACAGTGCGCAAATTCCAAATCTCTTAAATTGGGAAAATGGGTTCATTTGTATTTGAAGTTAACTGGTATGAAGAGACCCAATACGCTTTTAGCtaataatttaatcaatatGTATTCAAATTGCGGCGATTTTGATAGTGCATGTAAGGTGTTCGACAAAATGTCTGTTAGAAATTTGTACTCTTGGAATAATATGCTTTCTGGGTATGCTAAATTGGGTAAGATTAAGCCGGCTAGGAAGCTGTTTGATCAAATGACGGAGCGAGATGTTGTGTCATGGAACACTATGGTGATCGCTTATGCGCAGAGCGGGTTCTGCGAGGAGGCGTTGAGGTTTTATAGGGATTTTAGAGAGTTGGGAATAGGATACAATGCGTATAGTTTTGCGGGTTTGTTGAAAGTTTGTGTGAAGATTAAGGAACTGGAGCTTAGTAGGCAGGCTCATGGGCAGGTTTTGGTTGCTGGGTTCTTATCAAATTTGGTGATTTCGAGTTCCATTCTTGATGCCTATGCAAAATGCAGTGAAATGGGTGGTGCAAGGAGGTTATTTTATGAGATGATTGTTAGGGATGTTCTTGCTTGGACGACAATGGTTTCAGGGTATGCTCAATTGGGTGATATGGAGGCAGCTAAAGAGCTGTTTGATTTGATGCCTAATAAGAATCCTGTTTCTTGGACATCTTTGATTGCTGGATATGCTAGACATGGCTTAGGTCACGAGGCACTCGAGTTGTTTACAATGATGATGGAACTTCATTATAGACCGGATCAATTTACTTTTAGTAGTTGTATTTGTGCTTGTGCTAGTATAGCTTCACTTAATCATGGTAAACAAATACATGGTTATTTGATACGCACCAATTTCAGACCTAATACAATTGTTGTTAGCTCTCTCATTGACATGTATTCAAAATGCGGCTGGTTGAATATTGGAAGATTGGTTTTTGATCTTATGGGAGATAAACGGGATGTTGTTTTATGGAATACTATGATTTCTGCCCTCGCACAGCATGGTCGAGGTGAAGAGGCTATACAGATGTTCAATGACATGATTGGATTAAGCATGAAGCCAGATGGGATAACAATGGTTGTAATTCTTAATGCATGCAGTCATTCAGGTCTTGTTCATGAAGGGCTTAGGATATTCGACTCCATGACTAGTTGTCACGGGATCGTTCCTAGTCAGGAACATTATGCATGCTTGATTGATCTCCTAGGCCGTTCAGGACATTTTGATAAGTTGATTAATCAACTTGAAAAGATGCCATGTAAGCCAAATGATCAAATTTGGAATGCCTTAGTAGGTGTGTGCAGAATC
This window of the Mercurialis annua linkage group LG5, ddMerAnnu1.2, whole genome shotgun sequence genome carries:
- the LOC126682262 gene encoding pentatricopeptide repeat-containing protein At2g21090; this translates as MPSFSKSQSIRTKQTPCVVKSLLNLVSSGQLYQAISSLHLLSRRGIRLPAQTLAYLLQQCANSKSLKLGKWVHLYLKLTGMKRPNTLLANNLINMYSNCGDFDSACKVFDKMSVRNLYSWNNMLSGYAKLGKIKPARKLFDQMTERDVVSWNTMVIAYAQSGFCEEALRFYRDFRELGIGYNAYSFAGLLKVCVKIKELELSRQAHGQVLVAGFLSNLVISSSILDAYAKCSEMGGARRLFYEMIVRDVLAWTTMVSGYAQLGDMEAAKELFDLMPNKNPVSWTSLIAGYARHGLGHEALELFTMMMELHYRPDQFTFSSCICACASIASLNHGKQIHGYLIRTNFRPNTIVVSSLIDMYSKCGWLNIGRLVFDLMGDKRDVVLWNTMISALAQHGRGEEAIQMFNDMIGLSMKPDGITMVVILNACSHSGLVHEGLRIFDSMTSCHGIVPSQEHYACLIDLLGRSGHFDKLINQLEKMPCKPNDQIWNALVGVCRIHGNIELGSKVAEKLIELKPQSSAAYVLLSSIYGALGRWELVEKVRHLMNERQIRKERALSWIEIENKVHSFTVTDRLHPLKEVIYLVLEQLAGHMEEEVSSPNCER